Proteins co-encoded in one Astyanax mexicanus isolate ESR-SI-001 chromosome 1, AstMex3_surface, whole genome shotgun sequence genomic window:
- the aif1l gene encoding allograft inflammatory factor 1-like yields MSSNVQGGKAFGLLKAQQRERLEEINREFMEDQKYRDEEDLAEKLDSFKNKYAEFDLDNQGDIDMMGLKRMMEKLGVPKTHLEIKKMISEVTGGVSDTINYRDFVKMMLGKRSAVLKLVMMFEDKANSTAFKTEGPPPKRDIASLP; encoded by the exons ATGTCGAGTAATGTACAAG GAGGGAAGGCTTTTGGATTACTGAAAGCACAGCAGAGAGAAAGGCTGGAGGAGATAAACAGG GAGTTTATGGAAGACCAGAAGTACCGGGATGAGGAAGATTTGGCAGAGAAGCTGGATTCCTTCAAAA ACAAATATGCAGAATTCGACTTGGACAACCAGGGAGACATTG ATATGATGGGTCTAAAGAGAATGATGGAGAAGCTCGGCGTGCCCAAGACCCACCTGGAGATAAAAAAGATGATTTCAGAAGTGACGGGGGGCGTCAGCGACACCATCAACTACAGAGACTTTGTCAAAATGATGCTTGGCAAGCGCTCAGCTGTGCTCAAACT ggTAATGATGTTTGAGGACAAGGCCAACAGCACAGCCTTCAAAACTGAAGGTCCTCCACCAAAACGTGACATCGCCAGCCTGCCATAG